A single genomic interval of Helianthus annuus cultivar XRQ/B chromosome 6, HanXRQr2.0-SUNRISE, whole genome shotgun sequence harbors:
- the LOC118479538 gene encoding glutathione S-transferase T3-like: protein MHPFRPPFGVPARPANPNTTQPQTPYNLQDMDPSFLTYAAYLSGAPPFVPPTFGGSQPSQPEAEPDVEVVPETQPEPVQETSKRGKRSHKKKDKDAPRRTKNIIKWTKEEEYALTRAYVDISEDEETANFQTGPVFWDRVRALFFSTWGQGEHRDKDSISSKWTDINNKCHAFQECFQRNYDNRPSGEGDVGVLTKSLEEFERTKCPFTYYKCWELLRKSPKWAVVNPMTSSSRRRAKRSKTSSSVDPSTPTSDARNVDLNEAVDEDIQEELVRPTGRRKGTGKKTVESSSDLELNVDLKLNFVDEDDQA from the exons atgcatCCATTCCGCCCTCCTTTTGGTGTCCCCGCTAGACCCgcaaacccgaacacaacccaaccgcaaaccccatacaaccttcaagacatggacccgagctttttaacttacgcggcttacttgagtggcgccCCTCCGTTTGTTCCTCCCACTTTCGGTGGGTCTCAACCGTCACAACCCGAAGCCGAACCCGATGTGGAAGTCGtaccggagacgcaacccgaaccggtgcaagaAACATCGAAACGCGGCAAAAGGTCGCATAAAAAGAAAGATAAGGACGCACCGCGgcgtacaaaaaatataatcaaatgGACGAAGGAAGAGGAATACGCGTTGACTCGGGCGTATGTCGACATTTCGGAGGACGAAGAGACCG caaactttcaaacgggcccggttttttgggatagggttcgtgcactcttctttagcacgtggggtcaaggcgaacatcgggacaaagactccatttctagcaaatggaccgacatcaacaacaagtgCCATGCGTTCCAAGAATGTTTTCAACGTAACTACGATAATCGGCCGAGCGGTGAAGGTGACGTGGGGGTTTTAACGAAGAGTTTGGAGGAGTTCGAGAGAACAAAATGCCCTTTCACGTACTACAAGTGTTGGGAGctactacgaaaaagtccaaagtgggcggtagttaacccaatgacgtctagtagtagacgtcgggctaaaaggtcaaaaacatcatcatCCGTTGACCCGTCAACTCCGACATCGGATGCCCGCAATGTTGATTTAAATGAGGCGGTGGACGAGGACATTCAAGAAGAGTTGGTCCGACCCACCGGTAGAAGAAAGGGAACCGGGAAAAAAAcggtcgagtcgtcttccgatctcga gctaaatGTTGATTTGAAGTTGAATTTTGTGGATGAAGATGATCAAGCTTAA
- the LOC110865172 gene encoding adenylate kinase 4, whose protein sequence is MASLEDVPSVDMMTELLRRFKCSSKPDKRLILIGPPGSGKGTQSPIIKDEYCLCHLATGDMLRAAVAAKTPLGIKAKETMEKGELVSDDLVVGIIDEAMKKPSCQKGFILDGFPRTVSQAEKLDEMLAKQGTKIDKVLDFAIDDSILEERITGRWIHASSGRTYHTKFAPPKVPGIDDVTGEPLMQRKDDTAAVLKSRLEAFHRQTEPVIDYYSKKGVVAKLPAEKPPKEVTVEVQKVLSS, encoded by the exons ATGGCTTCTTTGGAAGATGTACCTTCGGTGGATATGATGACTGAACTCCTTCGCCGATTCAAGTGTTCTTCCAAGCCAGACAAACGCCTTATTCTTATTG GTCCACCCGGGTCGGGAAAAGGTACCCAATCGCCGAttattaaggatgaatactgccTGTGCCACTTGGCAACAGGTGATATGTTGAGAGCGGCTGTTGCGGCTAAAACTCCACTCGGGATTAAAGCCAAGGAAACCATGGAGAAG GGGGAACTAGTGTCTGATGATTTGGTGGTTGGGATCATTGATGAAGCAATGAAGAAGCCATCATGTCAAAAAGGATTCATTCTTGATGGTTTTCCTAGAACAGTTTCCCAAGCAGAGAAG CTTGATGAGATGCTTGCGAAGCAAGGAACGAAGATTGACAAAGTGCTTGATTTTGCAATTGATGACTCCATCTTGGAAGAGAGGATTACCGGCCGTTGGATCCATGCTTCAAGTGGTAGGACATACCACACAAAGTTTGCACCTCCCAAGGTGCCCGGCATTGATGAT GTTACTGGAGAGCCTTTAATGCAAAGGAAGGATGATACTGCAGCAGTTCTCAAATCaaggttggaagcttttcaccgCCAAACAGAGCCT GTTATAGATTACTACAGCAAGAAGGGCGTGGTTGCAAAGTTACCTGCGGAAAAACCACCAAAGGAGGTGACTGTGGAGGTTCAGAAAGTTTTGTCGAGTTga